The Agelaius phoeniceus isolate bAgePho1 chromosome 4, bAgePho1.hap1, whole genome shotgun sequence genome includes a region encoding these proteins:
- the HELT gene encoding hairy and enhancer of split-related protein HELT isoform X2 has product MASKLKERRRTPVSHKVIEKRRRDRINRCLTELGKTVPMALAKQSSGKLEKAEILEMTVQYLRALHSADFPRGREKELLSEFANYFHYGYHECMKNLVHYLTTVERMETKDTKYARILAFLQSKARFVTEPLFTSLGSIPEPDFSYPLHPGPECPGHVHSPAEGVLQPPSGGPFPWHGAARNPSLPYHLPSAAVPLASPGQQRSTFLSSVQGLDRHYLNLLGHSHPNAFGLPPGQHPSML; this is encoded by the exons ATGGCCTCCAAGCTCAAGGAGCGGAGG AGGACGCCGGTTTCCCACAAAGTGATTGAGAAGCGGAGGAGGGACCGCATCAACCGCTGCCTCACTGAGCTGGGGAAGACGGTGCCCATGGCTCTGGCCAAGCAG AGCTCGGGGAAGCTGGAGAAAGCGGAGATCCTGGAGATGACGGTGCAGTATCTGCGGGCCCTGCACTCGGCGGACTTTCCCCGTGGCCGGGAGAAGG agctgctctccgaGTTCGCCAATTACTTCCACTACGGCTACCACGAGTGCATGAAGAACCTGGTCCACTACCTGACAACGGtggagaggatggagaccaAAGACACCAAGTACGCCCGCATCCTGGCCTTTCTCCAGTCCAAAGCACGCTTCGTTACTGAGCCTCTCTTCACGTCCCTGGGCTCCATCCCGGAGCCGGACTTTTCCTACCCGCTGCATCCTGGGCCCGAGTGCCCCGGGCACGTCCACAGTCCCGCCGAGGGCGTGCTCCAGCCGCCCTCGGGGGGGCCATTCCCCTGGCACGGCGCCGCCCGCAACCCCTCCCTGCCCTACCACTTGCCCAGCGCCGCCGTACCCCTCGCCAGCCCCGGCCAGCAGCGCAGCACTTTCCTCTCATCCGTGCAGGGGCTGGACCGCCACTACCTCAACCTCCTCGGCCA
- the HELT gene encoding hairy and enhancer of split-related protein HELT isoform X1 gives MASKLKERRRTPVSHKVIEKRRRDRINRCLTELGKTVPMALAKQSSGKLEKAEILEMTVQYLRALHSADFPRGREKAELLSEFANYFHYGYHECMKNLVHYLTTVERMETKDTKYARILAFLQSKARFVTEPLFTSLGSIPEPDFSYPLHPGPECPGHVHSPAEGVLQPPSGGPFPWHGAARNPSLPYHLPSAAVPLASPGQQRSTFLSSVQGLDRHYLNLLGHSHPNAFGLPPGQHPSML, from the exons ATGGCCTCCAAGCTCAAGGAGCGGAGG AGGACGCCGGTTTCCCACAAAGTGATTGAGAAGCGGAGGAGGGACCGCATCAACCGCTGCCTCACTGAGCTGGGGAAGACGGTGCCCATGGCTCTGGCCAAGCAG AGCTCGGGGAAGCTGGAGAAAGCGGAGATCCTGGAGATGACGGTGCAGTATCTGCGGGCCCTGCACTCGGCGGACTTTCCCCGTGGCCGGGAGAAGG cagagctgctctccgaGTTCGCCAATTACTTCCACTACGGCTACCACGAGTGCATGAAGAACCTGGTCCACTACCTGACAACGGtggagaggatggagaccaAAGACACCAAGTACGCCCGCATCCTGGCCTTTCTCCAGTCCAAAGCACGCTTCGTTACTGAGCCTCTCTTCACGTCCCTGGGCTCCATCCCGGAGCCGGACTTTTCCTACCCGCTGCATCCTGGGCCCGAGTGCCCCGGGCACGTCCACAGTCCCGCCGAGGGCGTGCTCCAGCCGCCCTCGGGGGGGCCATTCCCCTGGCACGGCGCCGCCCGCAACCCCTCCCTGCCCTACCACTTGCCCAGCGCCGCCGTACCCCTCGCCAGCCCCGGCCAGCAGCGCAGCACTTTCCTCTCATCCGTGCAGGGGCTGGACCGCCACTACCTCAACCTCCTCGGCCA